Proteins encoded together in one Jatrophihabitans sp. window:
- a CDS encoding MFS transporter codes for MQSATTEAVTPHKGWTLALASVGVFMAALDALVVTTALPVLRTSLNASLGDLTWTINAYVLTFACFLLSAAALADRFGRVRLFAVGLIIFAAASAVAALSPNVGVLIAARAIEGLGAAIIMPVSLTLISDAFPVEKRGAAIGMWGAVSGVAVAIGPVFGGAVVNGLNWHWIFWVNVPIGLIAAALSLSRLTESYGPRQPLDFYGLALACVGLFILVWGLVQVSSEGWGSAQVITALVVGTIIVAVFLVVEGRIRAPMVRLDLFRNKAFNAASWVTFFMYAPLFGALFLMSQFFQSGLGDTPLEAGLHLLAWTGVSMFIAPVVGPMADKYGNRPFMALGMALQALGFGWVALVAEPGMGFSQLLGPLLVAGVGIGIVFPTVANGVMTSVGPDEIGIASGTSATLREVGAVFGVALTASVFAHPSNYTSQETFISNFSDSLWLLAAFSAVGILVSLAYPSRSSLTPAPAPLVQHGDAAVRLGK; via the coding sequence TGGACGCTGGCCCTTGCCTCAGTGGGCGTCTTCATGGCCGCCCTGGACGCCCTCGTCGTGACCACCGCACTGCCGGTGCTGCGCACCAGCCTCAACGCGAGTCTCGGCGACCTCACGTGGACCATCAACGCCTACGTCCTGACTTTCGCGTGCTTCCTGCTGTCCGCGGCCGCACTGGCCGACCGCTTCGGACGGGTTCGGCTGTTCGCAGTGGGCCTCATCATCTTCGCGGCGGCGTCGGCGGTGGCGGCGCTTTCGCCCAACGTCGGCGTGCTGATCGCGGCCCGAGCCATTGAAGGCCTGGGCGCCGCCATCATCATGCCCGTATCCCTCACGCTCATCAGCGATGCCTTCCCGGTCGAGAAGCGGGGCGCGGCCATCGGCATGTGGGGCGCGGTCTCGGGCGTCGCGGTCGCGATCGGGCCGGTCTTCGGCGGCGCGGTCGTCAACGGACTCAACTGGCACTGGATCTTCTGGGTCAACGTCCCCATCGGCTTGATAGCCGCGGCGCTCTCGCTTTCGCGGTTGACGGAGAGTTACGGGCCGCGGCAGCCTCTGGACTTCTACGGGCTGGCTTTGGCGTGTGTCGGCTTGTTCATCCTTGTGTGGGGACTGGTGCAGGTCAGCAGCGAAGGTTGGGGGAGCGCGCAGGTCATCACCGCGCTGGTCGTCGGCACGATTATCGTGGCGGTGTTCCTGGTAGTCGAAGGGCGTATACGCGCGCCGATGGTGCGCCTCGATCTGTTCCGTAACAAGGCTTTCAACGCAGCAAGCTGGGTCACCTTCTTCATGTACGCGCCGCTGTTCGGCGCTCTGTTCTTGATGTCGCAGTTCTTCCAATCCGGGCTCGGCGACACCCCGCTCGAGGCGGGCCTGCACCTGCTCGCATGGACGGGCGTGTCGATGTTCATCGCCCCGGTCGTCGGCCCGATGGCCGACAAGTACGGCAACCGTCCGTTCATGGCCCTGGGTATGGCCCTGCAGGCTCTCGGGTTCGGATGGGTGGCCTTGGTCGCCGAGCCCGGTATGGGCTTCAGCCAGCTACTCGGCCCGTTGCTGGTTGCCGGTGTGGGCATCGGGATCGTGTTCCCGACCGTCGCCAACGGGGTGATGACTTCGGTGGGTCCCGATGAGATCGGCATCGCCTCGGGTACCAGCGCGACGCTGCGCGAGGTTGGCGCAGTCTTCGGCGTAGCATTGACCGCGAGCGTCTTCGCTCACCCGAGCAACTACACGTCCCAAGAGACCTTCATCAGCAACTTCAGCGATTCACTATGGTTGTTAGCAGCATTCTCGGCAGTAGGCATCCTTGTGTCCCTGGCCTACCCGAGTCGCAGCTCTCTCACCCCAGCCCCCGCCCCGCTCGTGCAGCACGGGGATGCGGCTGTTCGGTTAGGCAAATAA
- a CDS encoding SgcJ/EcaC family oxidoreductase has product MTTTEAQNQDEAAVQAVVKGVHNAWTAGDPDAFVAEYAENASAVLPGSYMKSRADIQGTMGFLFNGPLKGTQATDKVLDTRFLNDDTAIVITETGVLIPGESTAPPERTVFATWVLAKNDGKWQIAAYCNSPTVGPGANQ; this is encoded by the coding sequence ATGACTACCACCGAAGCTCAGAACCAAGACGAGGCAGCCGTCCAGGCCGTCGTCAAGGGCGTCCATAACGCCTGGACCGCGGGCGACCCGGACGCGTTCGTCGCCGAGTATGCCGAAAATGCCAGTGCGGTGCTGCCCGGCTCATACATGAAGTCGCGTGCGGACATCCAGGGCACCATGGGATTCTTGTTCAACGGACCCTTGAAGGGCACCCAGGCGACCGACAAGGTTCTGGACACCCGATTCCTCAACGATGACACGGCAATCGTCATCACCGAGACCGGGGTTCTGATTCCGGGAGAGAGCACGGCTCCGCCTGAGCGGACCGTGTTCGCGACCTGGGTGCTCGCCAAGAATGATGGCAAGTGGCAGATCGCGGCCTACTGCAACAGCCCCACGGTCGGCCCCGGAGCCAACCAGTAA